Proteins encoded together in one Penaeus vannamei isolate JL-2024 chromosome 9, ASM4276789v1, whole genome shotgun sequence window:
- the LOC138862519 gene encoding balbiani ring protein 1-like → MRVRESSREHERKYEQETSESQSILAIYTDLEANTRPRSRSQHPTKISKPRPNQDPTKISKPRPDQNLEAKTQPRSDQDLEAKTRPKSRSQDPTKISKPRPDQDLEANTRPRSRSRDPTKISKPRPDQDLEANTRPRSRNLEANTRPRSRSQHPTKISKPTPDQDPEAETRPRSRSQDPTKIPKPRPDQDPEAKTRPRSRSPFPEEPAAKAPEMLIALRDPKPRRSTFNTAHIDRNMNTE, encoded by the exons AAATACGAACAAGAAACATCAGAATCGCAGTCTATATTAGCCATTTACACAG atctcgaagccaacacccgaccaagatctcgaagccaacacccgaccaagatctcgaagccgagACCCAACCAAGatccgaccaagatctcgaagccaagacccgaccaaaatctcgaagccaagacccaACCAAGatccgaccaagatctcgaagccaagacccgaccaaaatctcgaagccaagacccgaccaagatctcgaagccaagacccgaccaagatctcgaagccaacacccgaccaagatctcgaagccgagACCCGACCAAaatctcgaagccaagacccgaccaagatctcgaagccaacacccgaccaagatctcgaa atctcgaagccaacacccgaccaagatcccgaagccaacacccgaccaagatctcgaagccaacaCCCGACCAAGATCCCGAAGCCGAGACCCGACCGCGAtcccgaagccaagacccgaccaagatcccgaagccgagacccgaccaagatcccgaagccaagacccgaccaagatcccgaAGCCCCTTCCCCGAAGAGCCAGCAGCAAAGGCCCCCGAGATGCTGATAGCATTACGAGATCCGAAGCCTCGCCGTTCGACTTTTAATACGGCTCATATCGACAGGAATATGAATACGGAATAG